GAAAATGTAATGACAAGGGTTTCAGCATGATCATTGATACTTTAAGGGAAGCCTTCTTGGAAGCAGCCATACCTAAGTCATTGTATGATCTACGGAAGTTAATAAGAGATTTAGGCCTAGGTTATGAAAAAAATCGATGCATGCCCTAATGATTGTATGTTGTATTGGAAAGAAAACAATTATAAAACGGAGTGTGTCGTATGTCACACATCACGGTATAAAATAAGTGAAGATGATTCAGATGATGAGGAAAACTTAACAGCCAATGATCATAATAAGGTCCCAGCAAAGGTTTTGCGTTACTTTCCTCTCATCCCGCATTTGCAAAGGTTATATATGTCATCTGAAGCTGCTGCCTCCATGAGATGGCACGAAGAGGGTCACACGAAAGATGGTTTACTGAGACATCAGGCAGATTCACCAGCTTGGCAAACATTTGATCATAATTATCCAGAATTTGCAAAGGAATCCCGTAATTTTAGGCTTGGTTTAGCGAGTGACGGGTTTAACCCTTTTGGAAATATGAGTAATTCCCATAGTACATGGCCTATTGTATTGATTCCCTATAATCTACCTCCTTGGATGTGCATGAAAAAACCCTATTTCATGCTTACTCTACTAATACCAGGACCATCTGCGCCAGAGAATAATATAGACGTATATTTGGAACCCCTAATGGATGAGCTAAAGTTGTTGTGAGATCATGGAGTAAAGACATATGATTCATCAACAAATAGTAACTTTCAAATGCGTGCTGGTATGGTATGGACAATAAATGACTTTCCGGCGTATGCCAACTTATCTGGATGGAGCACTAAAGGTAAACTTGCATGTCCATCCTGCCATAAGCGTACAAGATCGATTCGGTTGAGACGTAGTAGGAAATTTGTTTTTATGGGACATCGTCGATTGTTGTCAAAGAGACATGCGTATCGGAAGGATAAAAATTCGTTTGATGGCACAGAAGAGTTGGAGACTAAACCAACTTGCTTAACAGGGTCAGACGTTCTCAATGAGCTAAATGGTATTGAATTTAAATTTGGGAAACTAGTCAAGGACAACCCAGTATTGCCGTATAATTGGAAGAAGAGAAGTATATTCTTCAAATTACCGTACTGGAAAGACAACTTGATACGACATAATCTAGATAACTTGATACGACATAATCTAGATGTAATGCATATTGAGAAAAATGTATGTGATAGTGTCATTAGAACATTAATGAATTTAGATGGAAAGATAAAAGATCATTTAAATGGCGTTATGATTTAGAAGAAATGGGAATTCGAAAGGAACTACATACTGAAGTTCTAGAAAACAACAAAGTGTATTTGCCACCTTCGTGTTTCTCAatgaataaaaaagaaaaagatagATTTTGTCGGATGCTTAAAGCAGTGAAAGTTCCTGATGGTTATTTAGCTAATATTTCATGATGCGTTCAACTCAACCCTCCAAAAATTGGTGGCCTTAAAAGTCACGACAATCATATTTTGATGCAACAGTTGCTTCCAATTTGCATACGAAATAGTCTACCTAAGCATGTCCGCTCTGTTGTGATCAATTTGTGTCGTTACTATAGACGCTTATGCTGTAAAGTTCTCGATTCAACTGAATTGGTTCAAATGGAAAATGATATTGGAAAAATACTTTGCGATATGGAGAGGATTTTTCCACCATCATTCTTTGACGTAATGGTTCATCTTTCTGTTCACCTTGCGTATGAGGCTAGAATTGGAGGACCAGTGCATTATCGTTGGATGTATCCAATTGAGAGGTAGTAAATTACATCTGGCCACATTTAATTTAAGTAAATTGTACAAAATATGACAtgttgtttttaatttattttgtgTTTTTAAGGGAAACTCACACACAATATAACATGTTTTGATATGGGTTGTATAACAGAAATACTATAGTAAATTGTTTAATTAAGTAGGTTCATGGAATTTGATCTTCATAATTGGTTTTTCTTCAGGTATTTAGCCACATTAAAATCTTATGTGCGAAACAGGAGTAAACCTGAGGGTTCAATATCAGAAGGATATCTAGCTGATGAGTGTTTGTCTTTTTGTTCATTATACTTCGCGGACAATGTCGAGACTATACATAACAAGAAAAGTAGAAACTATGACGACGGTGGTAAGGAGGACGGTCTACCAATATTTTCTATGCCGGGTCGACCCATTGGTGCTAGAAAAATGGCTTTACTATCTCTAGATCGTTTGGCGAAAGTACATTCATATGTGTTGTTCAATtgtagtgtgacgatcgctccaaatccatatggaagtacacgtcattcatcgatttcattgcgaggtatttgacctctatatgatatgttttgtaaacattgcattcttttgaaaaggcacaccataaatgaatatttaaatcaaaggttttcgacatctgatgatttctacatatagacaatcatcataaataatagtttacaatagtacttccgttgacaatgcagtcaaaataagatacatggtgatgatttggtgaatgcaacgtttccttgaaaaatatgccatgtaagactccatgcacatagcttgtctaacatataagcaaacagcggaagacttctagggaacctgagaata
The window above is part of the Rutidosis leptorrhynchoides isolate AG116_Rl617_1_P2 chromosome 1, CSIRO_AGI_Rlap_v1, whole genome shotgun sequence genome. Proteins encoded here:
- the LOC139886757 gene encoding uncharacterized protein, with amino-acid sequence MRAGMVWTINDFPAYANLSGWSTKGKLACPSCHKRTRSIRLRRSRKFVFMGHRRLLSKRHAYRKDKNSFDGTEELETKPTCLTGSDVLNELNGIEFKFGKLVKDNPVLPYNWKKRSIFFKLPWKDKRSFKWRYDLEEMGIRKELHTEVLENNKVYLPPSCFSMNKKEKDRFCRMLKAVKLLPICIRNSLPKHVRSVVINLCRYYRRLCCKVLDSTELVQMENDIGKILCDMERIFPPSFFDVMVHLSVHLAYEARIGGPVHYRWMYPIERYLATLKSYVRNRSKPEGSISEGYLADECLSFCSLYFADNVETIHNKKSRNYDDGGKEDGLPIFSMPGRPIGARKMALLSLDRLAKVRKLHKQGVDGISEDLRHLANGPSEYVTTYKGYIVNGYRFQTKQTEKKRKIQNSGVMLEATTNSFSSVRDKNPIVGAVTYYEVLKEIIELQHAADKKEDKEPFKLASQAQQVFYVKDCVHKGWKVVIKTKPRDSYEMDALTSLDDVEIHLQIEKGMGPQIDENVNIELVREDIDGIVVDNITTTYTDTNEDHLEDDAIID